A section of the Rhizomicrobium sp. genome encodes:
- a CDS encoding TonB-dependent receptor: protein MKTKLVVASLTVLLTSNLAFADTLPTAIETVTVTAERRSESAQNVGIALTVLSADDLVKHNVTQINNLQYATPSLEIVPAFGSGQPQFRLRGVGFDDYGSNNSSTVGVYVDEVAYPVPAQTQGLLFDIGRVEVLRGPQGTLYGQNTTGGAVNFITNKPTEDFTAGLTAEFDSHDEFHAEGYVSGPISDDLLGRLAIVTDQGGAWQKNRETGESLGDKDTTALRGQLQWNASSTVNFLLEGHWGYDDSEPTGLYLFNPIPNIYLSGQVVPAFTNNAQTGWGGSQTFADLIGKPVDTKPFHDTTSGGVSLRANADFGFATLTSISSYENLDRKEYNDWDASSLAYAGTYFNTNANVYSQELRLASNDATAPLTWLVGFYFSHEDLNEFFDSDFWQSLGFITQTTYNQHVESEALFGQVQYHFNEQWSLIGGLRGESEHREQKDYVTAGIFAPGTPPTAFSPTADKTLNNTNLSGKAELEYKPLENTLLYVSVSEGVKSGGFTSYNVPSASAVGAFKPETLWAYEGGFKTTLADGTLQLNGAGFYYDYHNQQVQSAIWSDFGAIGAIVNARKSHIYGFEFEGKWQPIPELELSQSVGWKDGQFDEYANDLDIAATTALCVPASICVPPGNALNPVFVNRKGARVGFAPWSYGGSAAYTFLLPGYSLEAEADYAFHDHFDPLLLGPVYNVHAYWLANANLTLTPEGQPWSVALFGHNIFNANYDTTRNFFLTDINIAQRGEPATVGVRLSLKY from the coding sequence ATGAAAACCAAGCTTGTTGTTGCGTCGCTGACGGTGCTGCTGACATCGAATCTGGCGTTTGCCGATACGCTGCCGACGGCGATCGAGACCGTGACGGTCACGGCCGAAAGGCGGTCGGAATCAGCGCAGAACGTCGGCATCGCCCTGACGGTGCTGTCGGCCGACGACCTCGTGAAGCATAACGTCACGCAGATCAACAACCTGCAATACGCCACGCCCAGTCTTGAAATCGTGCCGGCTTTCGGCAGCGGCCAGCCGCAATTCCGCCTGCGCGGCGTCGGCTTCGATGATTATGGCTCGAACAACAGCTCGACCGTCGGCGTCTATGTCGACGAGGTGGCCTATCCCGTGCCGGCTCAGACCCAGGGCCTGCTGTTCGACATCGGCCGGGTGGAGGTGTTGCGCGGGCCGCAAGGCACGCTCTACGGCCAGAACACCACCGGCGGCGCGGTCAACTTCATCACCAACAAGCCGACGGAGGATTTCACCGCCGGTCTGACGGCAGAGTTCGACAGCCATGACGAATTCCATGCCGAGGGCTATGTCTCGGGCCCGATCTCCGACGATCTGCTCGGGCGCCTCGCCATCGTCACTGACCAGGGCGGCGCCTGGCAGAAGAACCGCGAAACCGGGGAGTCGCTCGGCGACAAGGACACCACCGCGCTGCGCGGCCAGCTGCAGTGGAACGCCTCCAGCACGGTCAATTTCCTGCTCGAAGGCCATTGGGGCTATGACGATTCCGAGCCGACCGGCCTCTACCTTTTCAATCCCATTCCCAACATCTATCTCAGCGGTCAGGTGGTGCCGGCCTTCACCAACAACGCGCAGACCGGCTGGGGCGGATCGCAGACCTTCGCCGATCTGATCGGCAAGCCGGTCGATACCAAGCCGTTCCACGATACGACCAGCGGCGGCGTCAGCCTGCGCGCGAATGCCGATTTCGGATTCGCCACGCTGACCTCGATCTCGTCCTACGAGAATCTCGACCGCAAGGAATACAACGACTGGGACGCGTCTTCGCTGGCCTATGCCGGCACCTATTTCAATACCAACGCGAACGTCTATTCGCAGGAACTGCGTCTGGCCTCGAACGACGCAACCGCGCCGCTCACCTGGCTCGTCGGGTTCTATTTCTCGCACGAGGATCTGAACGAGTTCTTCGATTCCGATTTCTGGCAGTCGCTCGGCTTCATCACCCAGACGACCTACAACCAGCATGTCGAGAGCGAGGCGCTGTTCGGTCAGGTCCAATATCATTTCAACGAGCAATGGTCGCTGATCGGCGGGCTGCGCGGCGAAAGCGAACACCGCGAACAGAAGGATTACGTGACCGCCGGCATCTTCGCGCCGGGCACGCCGCCGACGGCGTTCAGCCCGACCGCGGACAAGACGCTCAACAACACCAACCTCTCCGGCAAGGCGGAGCTGGAATACAAGCCGCTGGAAAACACGCTGCTCTATGTCAGCGTCAGCGAAGGCGTGAAGTCGGGCGGCTTCACCTCCTACAACGTGCCCAGCGCCAGCGCGGTCGGCGCCTTCAAGCCGGAAACGCTCTGGGCGTATGAAGGCGGCTTCAAGACAACGCTCGCCGACGGCACGCTGCAGCTCAACGGTGCCGGCTTCTATTACGACTACCACAATCAGCAGGTGCAATCGGCGATCTGGTCCGACTTCGGGGCCATCGGCGCGATCGTCAACGCCCGCAAATCGCACATCTACGGCTTCGAGTTCGAAGGCAAGTGGCAGCCGATCCCCGAGCTGGAGCTGTCGCAATCGGTCGGCTGGAAGGACGGCCAGTTCGACGAATACGCCAACGATCTCGACATCGCCGCGACCACGGCGCTTTGCGTGCCGGCATCGATCTGCGTGCCTCCGGGCAATGCGCTCAATCCGGTCTTCGTCAACCGGAAGGGCGCGCGTGTCGGCTTCGCGCCGTGGAGCTATGGCGGATCGGCCGCCTATACGTTCCTGCTGCCGGGCTATTCGCTCGAGGCGGAGGCCGACTATGCCTTCCACGACCATTTCGACCCGCTGCTGCTGGGCCCGGTCTATAATGTCCACGCCTATTGGCTCGCCAATGCGAACCTCACGCTCACGCCCGAGGGCCAGCCTTGGTCGGTAGCTTTGTTCGGCCACAATATCTTCAATGCGAATTACGACACCACGCGCAATTTCTTCCTGACGGACATCAACATCGCCCAGCGCGGCGAGCCGGCCACGGTCGGCGTCCGCCTCAGCCTGAAATATTGA
- a CDS encoding alpha/beta hydrolase — MRSALKLVGWLLVALIVVAVGYWWFVLRGPDIPYAALEAKYANAQSHFADLPGGVRLHYRDEGDRKAPVLLLVHGFGDSFTSWDGWTARLQDRFRIIRIDLPGHGLTRAPSDYVLNDDESTALIDALAAKLNLPKFAIAGNSLGGGIAWQFALRYPARLRALILVDAAGWPSETLKSPPLAFRLLQYSWGRAFLKSIDNTPLIRSGLRGEVGNPAVITDAFIARWAEFQRAPGHRDILMSLAPGKLGIATKEALSHVAIPTLVLWGAVDPLIGVASAHKFADAIPGAKLVVYPGVGHLPQVEIPARSADDAAAFLSSLPN; from the coding sequence ATGCGGTCCGCATTGAAGCTGGTTGGCTGGCTCCTGGTCGCCCTGATCGTCGTGGCGGTCGGCTATTGGTGGTTCGTTCTGCGCGGGCCGGACATCCCCTACGCGGCGCTGGAGGCGAAATATGCCAACGCGCAGTCGCATTTCGCCGATCTGCCGGGCGGCGTGCGGCTGCACTATAGGGACGAGGGGGATCGCAAGGCGCCGGTCCTCCTGCTCGTCCATGGCTTCGGCGATTCCTTCACCAGTTGGGATGGCTGGACGGCCCGGCTGCAAGATCGCTTCCGCATCATCCGCATCGATCTGCCGGGTCACGGGCTGACGCGCGCGCCTTCGGACTATGTTCTGAACGACGATGAGAGCACGGCTCTGATCGATGCGCTGGCGGCGAAATTGAACCTGCCCAAATTCGCCATCGCCGGAAACTCGCTGGGTGGCGGCATCGCCTGGCAGTTCGCGCTGCGTTATCCGGCGCGGTTGCGTGCGCTCATCCTGGTGGACGCCGCCGGCTGGCCGAGCGAGACGCTGAAATCGCCCCCGCTCGCCTTCCGCCTCCTCCAATATAGCTGGGGCCGCGCCTTCCTGAAGAGCATTGACAACACCCCGCTCATCCGCAGCGGCCTGCGTGGCGAGGTCGGCAATCCCGCCGTCATCACCGATGCCTTCATTGCGCGCTGGGCGGAATTCCAGCGTGCACCCGGCCATCGCGACATCCTGATGTCGCTGGCGCCCGGCAAGCTCGGCATCGCGACCAAGGAAGCGCTGTCGCATGTCGCGATCCCCACGCTCGTGCTGTGGGGTGCGGTCGATCCGCTGATCGGCGTGGCAAGCGCGCACAAATTCGCCGATGCCATTCCCGGCGCGAAGCTGGTCGTCTATCCGGGCGTCGGCCATCTGCCGCAGGTCGAAATTCCGGCGCGCTCCGCGGACGATGCCGCGGCGTTTCTTTCGAGCCTTCCGAACTGA
- a CDS encoding SDR family oxidoreductase → MLEGGWGRIINIGGLAARRSGHYVASVRNSAVSAITKNLADEFGRRGINVNAIHPGATRTERTDAEAAAKFAANATIGRIVDATEIAWLVAFLASPKSVAINGETIAAGGGTPGVIDY, encoded by the coding sequence ATGCTGGAAGGCGGCTGGGGGCGCATCATCAATATCGGCGGGCTGGCGGCGCGCCGTTCCGGCCATTACGTCGCTTCGGTGCGCAATTCGGCGGTCAGCGCGATCACCAAGAACCTCGCCGACGAGTTCGGCAGGAGAGGTATCAATGTCAACGCGATCCATCCGGGCGCGACGCGAACCGAACGGACCGACGCCGAAGCGGCGGCCAAATTCGCGGCCAACGCGACCATCGGCCGGATCGTGGACGCGACCGAGATTGCCTGGCTGGTGGCCTTCCTGGCGTCACCGAAGAGCGTCGCCATCAACGGCGAGACGATCGCGGCCGGTGGCGGCACGCCGGGCGTGATCGACTATTGA
- a CDS encoding peroxiredoxin-like family protein produces MALEKTESVRDLLAQLHAERVATWKPEDLQVNIDQRTLLERTADRDGFVKPGDLVAPFTLREVEGADLSLEDLLARGPAVLIFFRFAGCPACNIALPYYQRNLHPALERLGATLIAVSPQRGDRLVEIKTRHNFPFPVVTDTDNALGRRFGILYSFDEPSRRAAVKKGTSIGEVTGTGTWELPMPAVIVIGQDRVVAFADVSPDWLARTEAEPVVSAVEKLVHPSRSIAAE; encoded by the coding sequence ATGGCGCTGGAAAAGACGGAATCGGTGCGGGATCTGCTCGCGCAACTGCACGCGGAACGCGTCGCGACCTGGAAGCCGGAAGATCTCCAGGTTAACATCGACCAACGGACGCTGCTGGAGCGGACCGCGGACCGGGACGGTTTCGTCAAGCCCGGCGATTTGGTGGCGCCGTTCACCCTGCGCGAAGTCGAAGGCGCCGATCTTTCGCTCGAAGATTTGCTGGCCCGGGGGCCGGCCGTCCTCATCTTCTTCCGCTTCGCCGGATGTCCAGCCTGCAACATCGCGCTCCCTTATTATCAGCGCAATCTCCATCCCGCCCTCGAGCGCCTGGGCGCGACGCTGATCGCGGTCAGCCCGCAGCGCGGCGACAGATTGGTCGAAATCAAGACGCGCCACAATTTTCCGTTCCCCGTCGTCACCGATACCGACAACGCGCTGGGGCGCCGCTTCGGCATTCTCTACAGCTTCGACGAGCCCTCGCGCCGCGCCGCGGTGAAGAAGGGCACGTCGATCGGCGAGGTCACCGGAACCGGAACCTGGGAATTGCCTATGCCGGCCGTGATCGTGATCGGACAGGACCGCGTCGTCGCCTTCGCCGATGTGAGCCCGGACTGGCTGGCGCGGACCGAAGCCGAACCCGTCGTCTCCGCGGTCGAAAAGCTCGTCCACCCGTCACGCTCGATTGCCGCCGAGTAA
- a CDS encoding FAD-binding protein codes for MERDTLAYEADVLVIGGGLAGTWAAIAAARAGASVILAEKGYCGTSGVTASAGPGHWWVAPGKRSEAVAARNARAFGLADAGWMSRIIERTWESIPLLAGYYRFSLGEGGAPRFRALRGPEYMRAMRRYAEDSGVAILDQSPALELLLHADGSVAGAAGYARQQQRAWQVRAGAVVVASGGCAFASHLLGSRTNTGDGLLMAAEAGARLSGMEFTSYYTVAPAWSSMTRSMSFAFARYFDAAGRELAIPLGQDVARTLAPALLDGPVFATLARMPAEIRAILPNISPNFLLVFDRAGVDPFTQRFEIALRGEGTVRGIGGLRIADRSCQTDVPGLYAAGDAATRELIAGATSGGGAQNSSWALSSGQWAGEGAAQRARALGRRANRRVERTGGAGLRSGSAPTVTAQETASLIDLIRDETLAYDKNLFRSEKKLTRSLAKLDGAWSEIRVRNAEPGPASLRLREAAAMLAASRWSSRAALARGESRGMHQRTDRPATDGALAHRLLASGLDRIDVAADLAPEIKVA; via the coding sequence ATGGAGCGCGACACCCTGGCATATGAGGCCGATGTCCTGGTGATCGGCGGCGGCCTTGCGGGGACTTGGGCTGCCATTGCGGCCGCGCGCGCCGGCGCGAGCGTGATCCTTGCCGAAAAGGGCTATTGCGGGACGAGCGGCGTCACCGCTTCCGCCGGCCCCGGCCATTGGTGGGTCGCGCCCGGCAAGCGGAGCGAAGCGGTCGCGGCGCGCAACGCCCGTGCCTTCGGTCTCGCCGACGCCGGCTGGATGTCCCGTATCATCGAGAGGACATGGGAAAGCATTCCGCTTCTCGCGGGCTATTACCGCTTTTCGCTGGGTGAGGGTGGGGCGCCGCGCTTTCGCGCCCTGCGCGGGCCCGAATATATGCGTGCCATGCGCCGCTATGCCGAGGACAGCGGCGTCGCCATCCTGGATCAGTCGCCGGCCCTCGAGCTTCTCCTCCATGCCGATGGCTCGGTGGCTGGGGCCGCCGGCTATGCGCGCCAGCAGCAGCGCGCCTGGCAGGTCCGCGCCGGCGCGGTGGTCGTCGCAAGCGGCGGCTGCGCCTTTGCCTCGCATCTCTTAGGGTCGCGCACCAACACCGGCGACGGCCTCTTGATGGCGGCGGAGGCGGGCGCGCGCCTCTCCGGTATGGAATTCACTAGCTATTACACAGTGGCGCCGGCCTGGTCGTCGATGACGCGCTCGATGTCCTTTGCCTTCGCCCGTTATTTCGATGCCGCGGGCCGCGAGTTGGCCATCCCGCTGGGACAGGACGTGGCCCGCACGCTGGCGCCCGCCTTGCTGGACGGCCCGGTGTTCGCGACGCTGGCGCGCATGCCGGCGGAGATCCGTGCGATCCTGCCGAACATATCGCCGAATTTCCTGCTGGTGTTCGACCGCGCCGGCGTCGATCCGTTCACGCAGCGTTTCGAGATCGCGCTCCGCGGCGAAGGCACGGTGCGCGGCATCGGCGGCCTTAGGATCGCCGACCGGTCGTGCCAGACCGATGTGCCCGGCCTCTATGCGGCCGGCGATGCGGCGACCCGGGAATTGATCGCCGGCGCGACCTCCGGCGGCGGCGCGCAGAATTCGTCCTGGGCGCTTTCGTCCGGGCAATGGGCCGGGGAGGGCGCCGCGCAAAGGGCGCGTGCGCTCGGCCGCCGCGCGAACCGGCGGGTCGAACGCACCGGCGGCGCCGGTCTGCGCTCTGGCTCGGCGCCCACCGTCACCGCGCAGGAGACGGCCTCGCTCATTGATCTGATCCGCGACGAGACCCTGGCTTACGATAAGAACCTGTTCCGCAGCGAAAAAAAGCTCACGCGGTCGCTGGCAAAGCTCGATGGCGCCTGGAGCGAGATCCGCGTGCGGAATGCAGAACCGGGCCCGGCATCCCTTCGCTTGCGGGAGGCTGCGGCCATGCTCGCCGCGTCGCGCTGGAGTTCCCGCGCGGCGCTGGCACGCGGAGAAAGCCGCGGCATGCATCAGCGAACGGACCGGCCGGCCACGGATGGCGCCCTGGCGCATCGGCTGCTGGCGTCGGGGCTCGATCGCATCGACGTCGCGGCGGACCTCGCACCCGAGATCAAGGTGGCCTGA
- a CDS encoding ferredoxin family protein: MIELIVASRCTGCNACVRVCPTDVFDLSGDGPPRIARPSACQTCFMCELYCDADAVYVGPDCESRGAVGEHAILGALGRYRRDSGWAEWSSDPGYSNEHWRMETVFALARTLESTDTPSR; encoded by the coding sequence ATGATCGAGCTGATCGTGGCCTCGCGCTGCACCGGCTGCAATGCCTGCGTCCGGGTCTGCCCGACCGACGTCTTCGACCTGTCCGGCGATGGGCCGCCGCGGATCGCACGTCCCTCTGCCTGCCAGACCTGCTTCATGTGCGAGCTCTATTGCGACGCCGACGCGGTATATGTCGGCCCCGATTGCGAATCGCGGGGCGCCGTCGGGGAGCACGCCATCCTGGGCGCGCTCGGCCGCTACCGGCGCGATTCCGGCTGGGCGGAATGGTCCTCCGATCCCGGCTACAGCAACGAGCATTGGCGCATGGAAACGGTCTTCGCGCTGGCGCGGACGCTGGAGAGCACGGATACCCCATCGCGCTGA
- a CDS encoding ABC transporter permease subunit: MATLVIPRPVSAKAGQIAQSAARAISPLLILVAWQAASSAGLIPERTLASPLHVLDTLWTLIADGELADNLLVSLGRAMEGLAIGVSLGTVFALISGLSRRGETAIDAPLQILRAIPFLALVPLFILWFGIGETPKIALVALGTVYPIYLNLYSGIRGIDKKLLEAGRTFGLNQWQLLRHVVLPGALPSFLVGLRYAMGISWLSLVVAEQINASSGIGYLIMSARDFMRTDIIVVGLMVYGLLGLLTDVIIRTLEHRALAWRPSILKG, translated from the coding sequence ATGGCCACACTCGTCATCCCGCGTCCCGTGTCCGCAAAAGCGGGGCAGATCGCCCAATCGGCGGCGCGCGCCATAAGCCCGCTGCTCATTCTCGTCGCCTGGCAGGCGGCCTCGTCGGCCGGGCTGATCCCCGAGCGCACGCTGGCGTCGCCATTGCACGTGCTCGACACGCTCTGGACGCTCATCGCCGACGGCGAACTGGCCGACAACCTTCTGGTGTCGCTCGGCCGCGCGATGGAGGGTCTGGCGATCGGCGTGAGCCTCGGGACTGTCTTCGCGCTGATCTCCGGCCTGTCGCGCCGCGGCGAGACCGCGATCGACGCGCCGCTCCAGATCCTCCGCGCGATCCCGTTTCTCGCGCTCGTTCCGCTGTTCATTCTCTGGTTCGGCATCGGCGAGACGCCGAAGATCGCGCTGGTCGCGCTCGGCACCGTCTATCCCATCTATCTCAACCTCTATTCGGGCATCCGCGGCATCGACAAGAAGCTGTTGGAAGCCGGCCGCACCTTCGGCCTCAACCAGTGGCAGCTCCTGCGCCATGTCGTTCTGCCGGGGGCCTTGCCGTCCTTTCTCGTCGGCCTTCGCTACGCGATGGGCATTTCGTGGCTGAGCCTCGTCGTCGCCGAGCAGATCAACGCGTCGAGCGGCATCGGCTATCTCATCATGTCGGCGCGCGATTTCATGCGCACGGACATCATCGTGGTCGGCCTGATGGTGTATGGGCTTCTGGGGCTTCTGACCGACGTCATCATCCGCACCCTCGAGCATCGGGCGCTTGCCTGGCGCCCCTCGATCCTGAAAGGCTGA
- a CDS encoding ABC transporter ATP-binding protein, translating into MSIHQTPLAATEAGVAVRGLSRRFGAVTVLDGLDFDIAPGEFVALLGRSGSGKTTFLRTLAGLDPVTEGQVSVPATRAVVFQEPRLMPWKKVWQNVTLGLSGPDVRARAVQALTEVGLAHRLDAWPATLSGGEAQRAALARALVREPKLLLLDEPFAALDALTRIKMHQLVSALWTVHKPSVLLVTHDVDEALLLADRVLVLGDGRIQKEISISEPHPRDRAMVGFSLMRAELLAALGVEVHPHAPQGEQAVQPKAPPPRRGGTPVLVSATG; encoded by the coding sequence ATGTCGATCCACCAAACGCCTCTGGCGGCCACAGAGGCGGGCGTGGCCGTCCGCGGCCTCAGCCGCCGCTTCGGCGCCGTCACCGTGCTCGACGGCCTCGATTTCGATATCGCGCCCGGCGAGTTCGTGGCGCTGCTCGGCCGCAGCGGCTCGGGCAAGACGACGTTCCTGCGCACGCTGGCCGGCCTCGATCCTGTCACCGAAGGGCAGGTCTCCGTTCCCGCGACGCGCGCGGTGGTGTTTCAGGAGCCGCGGTTGATGCCGTGGAAGAAGGTCTGGCAGAACGTCACCCTCGGACTCAGCGGCCCCGATGTGCGGGCGCGGGCCGTGCAGGCGCTGACCGAGGTCGGGCTGGCGCATCGGCTTGATGCCTGGCCCGCGACATTGTCCGGCGGCGAAGCGCAGCGCGCGGCGCTGGCCCGCGCGCTTGTGCGCGAGCCGAAGCTCCTCTTGCTGGACGAGCCCTTCGCGGCGCTGGACGCGCTCACCCGCATCAAGATGCACCAATTGGTCTCCGCGCTGTGGACCGTGCACAAGCCGAGCGTTCTTCTGGTCACGCACGATGTCGACGAGGCGCTGCTCTTGGCCGATCGCGTCCTGGTGCTCGGCGACGGGCGCATCCAGAAGGAGATTTCGATCTCCGAGCCGCATCCGCGCGATCGCGCGATGGTCGGCTTTTCGCTGATGCGGGCGGAGCTTCTCGCCGCGCTCGGCGTCGAGGTGCATCCGCATGCGCCTCAGGGCGAACAGGCGGTTCAGCCGAAGGCGCCGCCGCCGCGGCGCGGCGGCACGCCCGTCCTCGTGTCCGCGACCGGCTGA
- a CDS encoding ABC transporter substrate-binding protein yields MAKLFRASLLAWAFLAALPALAHAESGIVLKVGDQKGSTQAVMAAAGVLKDLPYRIEWDVFAAAQPLLEALNAGAIDTGGVGDGPFLFAFAAGAPIKVVSVYHGDVHDSVAIVALPSSPIRRAADLKGHIVGTTRGSIGHYLLLKALAQARLTPQDVTLVFLDPGSAKAALESGSIEAWATWDPYVALAVTQDKARVVANGNGLLPGYGFQAASQNAINTKRAALADFLKRLAKARQWIVAHKGEFALAWSKETGLPLAVAQAVIARQNYVTVPIDQKVIGSLANGIAIYRAAGAISGAPDVATAFDKSFNAILVP; encoded by the coding sequence ATGGCAAAGCTCTTCCGCGCTTCTCTCCTGGCATGGGCTTTCCTGGCCGCCCTTCCGGCGCTGGCGCATGCCGAAAGCGGCATCGTCCTCAAGGTTGGCGACCAAAAAGGCAGCACGCAGGCGGTGATGGCGGCGGCCGGGGTCCTGAAGGACCTGCCCTATCGCATCGAATGGGACGTGTTCGCGGCGGCCCAGCCGCTGCTGGAAGCCCTGAACGCGGGCGCCATCGACACCGGCGGCGTCGGGGACGGGCCGTTCCTGTTCGCCTTCGCGGCCGGCGCGCCGATCAAGGTCGTCTCGGTCTATCACGGCGACGTGCATGACAGCGTGGCGATCGTGGCGCTGCCGAGCTCGCCGATCCGCCGCGCCGCCGATCTGAAGGGCCATATCGTCGGAACCACGCGCGGCTCGATCGGGCATTATCTGCTGCTGAAAGCGCTGGCGCAGGCCAGACTGACGCCGCAGGACGTGACGCTCGTGTTTCTCGACCCCGGCAGCGCGAAGGCCGCGCTGGAAAGCGGTTCGATCGAAGCCTGGGCGACCTGGGATCCCTATGTCGCGCTCGCGGTCACGCAGGACAAGGCGCGCGTGGTGGCGAACGGGAACGGGTTGCTGCCGGGCTATGGCTTCCAGGCGGCGAGCCAGAACGCTATCAACACGAAGCGCGCCGCGCTCGCGGATTTCCTCAAGCGGCTGGCGAAGGCGCGGCAATGGATCGTGGCGCACAAGGGCGAATTCGCCCTCGCCTGGTCGAAGGAGACGGGCCTGCCGCTTGCCGTCGCACAGGCCGTGATCGCCCGGCAGAATTATGTGACCGTGCCGATCGACCAGAAGGTGATCGGCTCGCTCGCCAACGGCATCGCCATCTATCGCGCCGCGGGCGCGATCAGCGGCGCGCCGGATGTGGCGACGGCTTTCGACAAATCGTTCAACGCAATCCTGGTCCCCTGA
- a CDS encoding LysR substrate-binding domain-containing protein, with translation MVTNLPTELLRSFAAIVDTGSMAKATERVFVTQSALSLQIKRLEELLQRPLFLREGARKLVLTPAGTELLAYARQILDINDQAVVSLRGEAVHGPVRVGMVQDFAEVLLSGVLRQFTLLHPEAQLEVRAAGTAELQEHLREGRLDVALCVSPIEEREVIRRARTLWIGDPELSKQDVLPLAVLTEPCAFRNIALKTLEKADIPYRIVVQTPHLTGLRAAVAGGLGITCRTSLFTGGAGLGEIESNRLPSLPEIAYALYARNAESPSIARLGALVRKAVEDLP, from the coding sequence ATGGTCACCAATCTGCCGACAGAACTTTTGCGGAGCTTCGCCGCCATCGTCGACACCGGCTCGATGGCGAAGGCGACGGAGCGCGTCTTCGTCACGCAGTCGGCGCTCAGCCTGCAGATCAAGCGTCTCGAGGAACTCCTGCAGCGGCCGCTGTTCCTGCGCGAGGGCGCCCGCAAGCTCGTCCTGACGCCGGCGGGCACCGAGTTGCTCGCCTATGCGCGGCAGATCCTCGACATCAACGATCAGGCGGTGGTGTCGCTGCGGGGCGAAGCCGTGCACGGTCCGGTCCGCGTCGGCATGGTGCAGGATTTCGCGGAAGTGCTTCTCTCCGGCGTCCTCCGGCAATTCACCCTGCTTCATCCCGAGGCGCAGCTCGAAGTTCGCGCCGCCGGCACGGCCGAGCTGCAGGAGCATTTGCGGGAGGGCAGGCTCGACGTCGCGTTGTGCGTTTCGCCGATCGAGGAGCGCGAAGTCATCCGGCGTGCCCGGACGCTGTGGATCGGCGATCCCGAGCTCTCCAAGCAGGACGTCCTACCGCTCGCCGTCCTCACCGAACCTTGCGCCTTCCGCAACATCGCATTGAAGACGCTCGAGAAGGCGGACATCCCCTATCGAATCGTGGTGCAGACGCCGCATCTGACCGGCTTGCGCGCGGCCGTCGCGGGCGGTCTCGGCATAACCTGCCGGACCTCGCTCTTCACCGGCGGCGCCGGCCTGGGCGAGATCGAATCCAACCGGCTGCCGTCTCTTCCCGAAATCGCCTATGCCCTCTACGCCCGCAATGCGGAGAGCCCCTCGATCGCACGTCTGGGGGCCTTGGTGCGCAAGGCGGTCGAAGACCTGCCTTAG
- a CDS encoding LLM class flavin-dependent oxidoreductase → MSVEFIGFVNTQEVSETRPASGPTIQLDYIEKVARAHEEGGFDRVLVAFGSSSPESILVGAHAASVTSRLGLMIAHRPGFTAPTIAARQFATLDQLSKGRAAVHIITGGDDAEMARDGDHTTKDERYARTSEYLDIVRLEWTSDKPFDYRGKFYQVEGAFSSVKNVQTPHIPVYFGGSSEAAIPVAGKHADVYALWGETQAQVRETIARVRAAAAPHGRNPRFSLSLRPILAATEEAAWARADRILEQVRDIRAARGLPISGHRPANEGSKRLLAAASQGSRLDKRLWTGVAALTGAQGNSTSLVGTPEQVAEALLEYYDLGVTTFLIRGFDPYDDAVDYGTNLIPVVRKLVREREALKKAG, encoded by the coding sequence GTGAGCGTCGAATTCATCGGCTTCGTGAATACGCAGGAAGTCTCCGAAACACGGCCGGCGAGCGGCCCGACAATCCAGCTCGATTACATCGAGAAGGTCGCGCGGGCGCATGAGGAAGGCGGCTTCGACCGCGTCCTGGTCGCGTTCGGATCCTCGTCGCCGGAAAGCATCCTGGTCGGCGCCCACGCCGCCTCGGTCACCTCGCGCCTGGGCCTGATGATCGCACACCGCCCCGGCTTCACCGCGCCGACCATCGCGGCGCGGCAATTCGCGACGCTGGACCAGCTCAGCAAGGGACGCGCAGCCGTGCACATCATCACCGGCGGCGACGATGCGGAGATGGCGCGCGACGGCGACCACACGACCAAGGACGAGCGCTATGCCCGCACCTCGGAATATCTCGACATCGTGCGGCTGGAATGGACGAGCGACAAGCCGTTCGACTATCGCGGCAAGTTCTATCAGGTCGAAGGCGCCTTCTCGTCCGTCAAGAATGTGCAGACACCGCACATCCCGGTCTATTTCGGCGGCTCGTCGGAGGCCGCGATCCCGGTCGCCGGCAAGCATGCCGACGTCTATGCGCTGTGGGGCGAGACCCAGGCCCAGGTGCGCGAGACCATCGCGCGGGTGCGCGCGGCGGCGGCGCCGCATGGCCGCAATCCGCGGTTCAGCCTGTCGCTGCGTCCGATCCTCGCCGCCACGGAAGAAGCGGCCTGGGCGCGCGCGGACCGCATCCTCGAACAGGTGAGGGACATCCGCGCCGCGCGCGGCCTGCCGATCTCGGGCCACCGTCCGGCGAACGAAGGCTCCAAGCGGCTTTTGGCCGCCGCCTCGCAGGGCAGCCGTCTCGACAAGCGGCTGTGGACGGGCGTTGCGGCGCTGACCGGCGCACAAGGCAATTCGACGTCGCTGGTCGGCACGCCGGAACAGGTGGCCGAGGCGCTGCTCGAATATTACGATCTCGGCGTCACCACCTTCCTCATCCGCGGCTTCGATCCTTATGACGATGCGGTCGATTACGGCACGAACCTCATTCCGGTCGTGCGCAAGCTGGTGCGCGAGCGCGAGGCGCTGAAAAAGGCCGGCTAA